Proteins co-encoded in one Brassica oleracea var. oleracea cultivar TO1000 chromosome C4, BOL, whole genome shotgun sequence genomic window:
- the LOC106338154 gene encoding uncharacterized protein LOC106338154 has translation MVVIPVTLKGANYLHWTRLAKTALGGRGLWEIVEEGRPQKKTILGEDGKEVVLADAGAKKKCQEDQLVLSILQHSLDPSLQEGYSYCETSKELWDTLQKVYGNNSNISRVFEVKRAINTLRQEDNDFDKKFGKFRSLWDELEMLRPATIDPDVLNQRREQDKVFALLLTLHPNYSDLIKHILRNKDLSSLDEVCSEIHKEQGSVGLFGGGKKTLVLANQADGAANKSSYKAEDKKVWICDHCKKKGQGKEKCWILHPHLKPQKFMTGYNDAKANFSCDIGEPSIQGSMRQNNEACENKEGASTSDSALRNTQDETISRSDIEAFIKLLKDNSGNLLGTSLHAIACGTSLNTITKFILAKPLVIDSGASHHMINDLKLIKNIVPAIGNVTIANGERVPIKGVGDLRLFNKDSKAFYMPSFTSNLLSVKRATNDLNCSVTFTPNDVYF, from the coding sequence ATGGTGGTGATTCCAGTTACTCTTAAAGGAGCTAACTATCTACATTGGACAAGACTTGCTAAGACAGCTCTTGGAGGCAGAGGGCTTTGGGAGATTGTTGAAGAAGGTAGGCCACAAAAGAAGACTATCCTAGGAGAGGATGGCAAAGAGGTTGTTCTTGCTGATGCTGGCGCCAAGAAGAAATGTCAAGAGGACCAGTTGGTGTTGTCCATTCTTCAGCACAGTCTTGACCCCTCACTTCAGGAAGGTTACTCCTATTGTGAAACTTCCAAGGAGCTGTGGGATACACTTCAGAAGGTGTATGGAAACAATTCCAACATCAGTAGAGTCTTTGAAGTCAAGAGGGCTATCAATACTCTTCGTCAAGAGGACAATGATTTTGATAAAAAATTTGGGAAGTTCAGATCCTTGTGGGATGAACTTGAGATGCTCAGGCCAGCAACTATTGATCCTGATGTGCTTAATCAAAGGAGAGAGCAAGACAAGGTCTTTGCTTTGCTGCTTACCCTCCATCCAAACTATAGTGACCTCATCAAGCACATCCTAAGGAATAAGGATCTATCTTCTCTAGATGAGGTATGCTCTGAGATTCACAAGGAGCAAGGCTCAGTTGGTCTCTTTGGAGGAGGAAAGAAAACTCTGGTGCTTGCAAACCAGGCTGATGGAGCAGCAAACAAAAGCTCTTACAAAGCTGAAGACAAGAAGGTGTGGATTTGTGATCATTGCAAGAAGAAAGGCCAGGGAAAGGAAAAGTGCTGGATACTCCATCCACATCTCAAGCCACAGAAGTTCATGACAGGTTACAATGATGCCAAAGCAAACTTCTCTTGTGATATTGGTGAGCCATCTATACAAGGCAGCATGCGCCAGAACAATGAAGCTTGTGAGAACAAAGAGGGAGCTTCCACCAGTGACTCAGCCTTAAGGAACACTCAAGATGAGACCATCAGTAGATCTGATATTGAGGCTTTCATCAAGCTCCTTAAGGATAACTCTGGTAACTTACTTGGTACCTCTTTACATGCTATTGCTTGTGGAACTTCCTTGAATACTATAACTAAATTTATTTTGGCAAAACCTTTAGTTATAGATTCAGGAGCTAGTCACCACATGATCAATGATTTAAAATTGATTAAAAACATTGTCCCTGCCATAGGAAATGTTACAATAGCTAATGGTGAAAGAGTACCAATTAAAGGAGTAGGTGATCTGAGGTTGTTTAACAAAGATTCTAAAGCTTTCTATATGCCTAGCTTCACCTCAAACTTGTTATCGGTTAAAAGAGCTACTAATGACTTGAATTGCAGTGTTACTTTCACTCCTAATGATGTTTACTTTTAG